The Ferrimicrobium sp. genome contains a region encoding:
- a CDS encoding dihydrolipoyl dehydrogenase, with translation MTDYDYDLVTIGAGGGAYPAAFQLARTGQRVLMIDPKGVMSGNCLAEGCVPSKTIREAAELYRGMRAMPYFPSEVPPDYRSLITFKDAVQQLRYQQHDQELARFGDRLRLIDGIATVLDPHSVAYETKSEVKTVTAKYLLLASGSDISIPPIRGIEHCVTSRDLFAVSPTVATLPRTLAVIGGGYIGLEVATMWHALGVDVTVFEAADQLLPGMDPDFAKLVADGLAKGIGVELGAEVIEVDDHHRVTYSQQSTSAFFDADMVLLATGRHPVYPPGVQELGLLDERGRLVVGPGGTTKMPSIFAAGDVTGTQMLFHAATRESLAVAHNILAGRVVDRADPQTIPATIFTFPEAARVGMTRAELTTRNIDTVEVAAPFDHEARTQILNEPYGEVRLFGDARSGRLLGAWVVGKEAGQLIGELAMAIRLGATIADIASVADQHPLAHEAISRAARTLV, from the coding sequence ATGACTGACTATGACTATGACCTTGTCACCATTGGAGCCGGAGGCGGTGCCTATCCTGCGGCATTCCAGCTTGCTCGCACGGGCCAGCGTGTCCTCATGATCGACCCCAAAGGTGTCATGAGCGGCAATTGTCTGGCTGAAGGCTGCGTTCCTTCAAAGACCATTCGTGAGGCTGCAGAGTTGTATCGCGGTATGCGTGCGATGCCATATTTCCCATCAGAAGTTCCTCCTGACTATCGGTCACTGATCACTTTCAAGGACGCTGTGCAACAACTTCGCTACCAACAGCATGATCAAGAACTTGCACGGTTTGGAGACCGTCTTCGTTTGATCGACGGTATCGCGACCGTCCTGGACCCTCATAGCGTGGCGTATGAGACCAAATCTGAGGTCAAGACCGTGACGGCCAAGTATCTTCTCCTTGCTTCCGGATCAGACATCTCGATACCGCCGATCCGAGGAATCGAGCACTGTGTCACGAGCCGAGACCTGTTCGCCGTCTCGCCCACCGTTGCCACATTACCCAGAACGCTTGCCGTCATAGGAGGCGGGTATATCGGCTTAGAGGTCGCCACAATGTGGCATGCCCTTGGCGTCGATGTGACCGTGTTCGAGGCTGCCGATCAACTTTTACCAGGTATGGATCCCGACTTCGCCAAGCTGGTCGCTGACGGGTTAGCCAAGGGTATTGGGGTGGAACTCGGCGCTGAGGTCATCGAGGTCGATGATCATCATCGAGTAACCTACTCCCAGCAGTCAACATCGGCGTTCTTTGATGCAGATATGGTCTTGCTGGCCACGGGACGGCATCCAGTGTACCCACCTGGCGTCCAGGAACTTGGGTTGCTTGATGAACGGGGGCGGCTGGTCGTTGGGCCTGGTGGCACGACCAAGATGCCATCAATCTTTGCTGCTGGAGATGTGACCGGAACCCAGATGCTATTTCACGCCGCTACACGCGAGTCGTTGGCTGTGGCACACAACATCCTCGCAGGACGAGTTGTAGATCGGGCCGATCCCCAAACGATTCCTGCCACCATCTTCACCTTCCCTGAAGCGGCCCGGGTAGGAATGACACGAGCTGAACTAACCACCCGCAATATCGACACAGTAGAGGTGGCTGCGCCCTTTGATCATGAGGCACGCACCCAGATCCTGAATGAACCCTACGGCGAAGTCAGACTCTTTGGGGACGCTCGCTCGGGTCGCTTGCTCGGCGCCTGGGTAGTGGGGAAGGAGGCAGGTCAGCTCATCGGTGAACTCGCAATGGCGATTAGGCTCGGGGCGACAATCGCGGACATCGCTTCAGTTGCGGATCAACATCCCTTAGCCCACGAAGCGATCTCACGAGCAGCTCGTACTCTTGTCTAA
- a CDS encoding glycosyltransferase family 2 protein → MRVTRPLAIDARDPLDPIDRRTLTAFLSDVDIDDVHVVVVIPAYNEAEALPAVLAAMPDRLDGVAPTVIVVSDGSTDQTRAVALANGALCCETPINRGQGAALRLGYLAALRLGATYIGVIDADGQWSPEGLVSGLDYLTSGRADFVQGSRVLGSTIVGDPVRDLGVKVFATLISRMARVSVTDTSSGLRLFTATLAGKLRLDQPQYQSSELLISAAFAGARIQEFPVDMVKRLAGQSKKATNLLYGWYYGRAALRTYLRERWIAPS, encoded by the coding sequence ATGCGCGTGACTCGACCGCTCGCGATCGACGCTCGCGATCCCCTTGACCCGATCGACCGCCGCACACTGACGGCATTCCTGTCGGATGTTGACATTGACGACGTTCATGTGGTGGTGGTGATCCCCGCCTATAACGAGGCAGAGGCCCTCCCCGCAGTCCTTGCAGCGATGCCAGATCGGCTCGATGGCGTCGCCCCAACTGTCATCGTCGTTTCCGACGGCTCGACCGATCAAACCCGTGCTGTGGCGCTCGCCAATGGGGCGCTTTGTTGTGAGACCCCCATCAATAGAGGCCAAGGAGCCGCACTCCGTCTTGGGTACCTTGCCGCACTCCGCCTCGGTGCGACCTACATCGGTGTGATCGATGCTGACGGGCAGTGGTCACCCGAGGGGCTCGTGTCTGGCCTCGACTACCTCACATCCGGTCGGGCCGATTTCGTCCAAGGATCACGTGTCCTCGGCTCCACCATCGTCGGGGATCCCGTGCGAGACCTGGGGGTCAAGGTCTTCGCTACGCTGATATCGCGCATGGCCCGCGTGTCGGTGACCGACACCTCCTCCGGCCTGCGCCTCTTCACCGCAACCCTGGCCGGCAAACTCCGCCTGGATCAACCACAGTATCAATCATCGGAGCTTCTCATCTCGGCAGCCTTTGCTGGAGCTCGTATCCAGGAATTTCCAGTCGACATGGTGAAAAGGCTGGCAGGTCAGTCCAAGAAGGCGACAAATCTGCTCTATGGTTGGTATTACGGCCGAGCAGCACTGCGCACCTACCTTCGTGAGCGCTGGATAGCGCCATCGTGA
- a CDS encoding vitamin B12-dependent ribonucleotide reductase — MKRQLKGLERHFTTQGMSPFDSVVWDRRDAKISNYRTGEVAFEQRGVEVPSTWSMNATNILSQKYFRGALDSADREGSLKTVANRIVDTLARWGEKDGYFADAEEASTFADELKYLLIHQRAAFNSPVWFNIGVQGVPQQGSACFILSVDDTMDAILNWYREEGVIFKGGSGSGVNLSRIRSSLEHLNGGGTASGPVSFMRGADASAGTIKSGGKTRRAAKMVILDVDHPDVEEFIWTKAIEERKARTLEAAGFDMGVDGKDAFSVQYQNANNSVRVSDEFMQAVLEGRDWELRAVTTGEVLKRLPARDLMRQIAQAAWECADPGVQYDSTINRWHTTPNAGPINGSNPCSEYMHLDNSSCNLASINLLKYLNEDGTFDVDGFSHAVSLLIVAQDILVGNADYPTEKIAQTSRAYRQLGIGYANLGALLMALGLPYDSEPGRAYGAAITAIMTGVAYDTSARLAARVGAFDGYAADREGMLRVIAMHHEHVSKINSYFVPPELFSAAQEIWQETETLAQEQGVRNAQVSLLAPTGTIGLLMDCDTTGIEPDLGLVKFKTLVGGGTMTFVNQTVPRALRSLGYDQVAIDSIVAYIDEHKTILGAPQLRQEHLPVFACAMGDNVISYRGHIAMMSAVQPFLSGAISKTVNLPESATVEDIEEAYIESWRLGLKAVAIYRDNCKVGQPLQTMRKEEKPIVTAEVDELRRELAALGSQSKRERLPRHRQSRTYAFQVADAEGYATVGEYPDGRPGEVFIKVSKQGSTLAGVMDAFSIAVSLGLQHGVPMETFVRKYVNMRFEPAGITDDQDIRIASSLVDYIFRRLAIDYLDTETREDLGIHTTGERAHNLLFPADEQEIASTREIDESYEASEKPLPPLDDAVSFTQSDAPYCYSCGNVMQRSGSCFVCSSCGTTSGCS, encoded by the coding sequence ATGAAGAGGCAGTTAAAGGGCTTGGAACGGCATTTCACAACCCAGGGGATGAGTCCGTTTGACTCGGTCGTGTGGGATCGACGAGACGCCAAAATCTCGAATTACCGCACGGGTGAGGTGGCCTTCGAGCAGCGAGGGGTCGAAGTGCCGAGCACATGGAGCATGAATGCCACCAATATTCTCTCCCAGAAGTATTTTCGCGGAGCCCTCGATTCAGCTGATCGAGAAGGGTCCTTGAAGACGGTGGCCAATCGGATCGTGGATACCTTGGCACGGTGGGGAGAGAAGGACGGCTACTTCGCTGATGCTGAAGAGGCATCGACGTTCGCCGATGAACTCAAGTACCTTCTGATCCATCAGAGGGCAGCCTTCAATTCGCCGGTGTGGTTCAACATTGGCGTTCAAGGGGTACCACAGCAAGGGTCAGCTTGTTTCATCCTCTCGGTAGATGACACGATGGATGCCATCTTGAATTGGTACCGCGAAGAGGGTGTGATCTTTAAGGGCGGGTCTGGCTCAGGCGTGAACCTCTCACGGATTCGTTCCTCACTCGAGCACCTCAATGGTGGCGGAACCGCGTCAGGACCGGTATCGTTCATGCGTGGCGCAGATGCCTCCGCTGGAACCATCAAGTCTGGCGGCAAGACGCGTCGTGCGGCCAAGATGGTCATTTTAGATGTTGACCACCCGGATGTCGAGGAGTTCATCTGGACAAAGGCGATCGAGGAACGCAAGGCCCGCACCCTTGAGGCTGCCGGCTTCGACATGGGGGTCGATGGGAAAGATGCCTTCTCGGTGCAGTACCAGAACGCCAACAACTCAGTCCGAGTGAGTGACGAATTCATGCAGGCCGTGCTCGAGGGTCGTGACTGGGAGTTGCGAGCGGTGACCACCGGAGAAGTACTCAAGCGCTTGCCGGCACGGGACTTAATGCGCCAAATCGCTCAGGCCGCATGGGAGTGTGCCGATCCCGGTGTTCAGTACGACTCCACCATTAACCGTTGGCATACGACGCCGAATGCTGGCCCTATTAACGGATCCAATCCGTGCAGCGAGTACATGCATCTTGATAACTCATCATGTAATCTCGCCTCGATCAATCTTTTGAAGTATCTCAACGAGGATGGAACCTTCGATGTCGATGGGTTTAGCCATGCCGTCTCGCTGTTGATTGTTGCTCAGGACATTCTTGTGGGCAACGCAGATTATCCGACCGAGAAGATTGCCCAAACATCGAGGGCCTATCGACAGCTTGGCATCGGTTACGCCAACCTCGGAGCGTTGTTGATGGCGCTTGGATTGCCCTACGACTCGGAGCCAGGGCGCGCCTACGGCGCGGCCATCACCGCCATCATGACCGGTGTGGCCTATGACACTTCAGCACGTCTTGCCGCAAGAGTCGGTGCTTTTGATGGTTACGCTGCTGACCGCGAGGGCATGCTCAGGGTTATCGCGATGCATCACGAGCATGTGTCAAAGATCAACTCCTACTTTGTCCCACCGGAGTTGTTCTCGGCGGCTCAGGAGATATGGCAGGAGACTGAAACCCTCGCCCAAGAGCAGGGGGTACGGAACGCGCAGGTCTCCTTGCTCGCACCAACTGGCACCATCGGTCTGCTAATGGACTGCGATACCACTGGTATCGAGCCGGATCTCGGTCTTGTGAAATTTAAGACATTGGTCGGGGGTGGAACGATGACCTTTGTCAACCAAACCGTCCCTCGGGCCTTGCGATCGCTCGGCTACGACCAGGTAGCGATCGACTCGATCGTCGCCTACATCGATGAACACAAGACGATTCTCGGAGCACCACAACTCCGCCAGGAACATCTGCCGGTCTTCGCCTGTGCGATGGGGGATAATGTCATCAGTTACCGTGGTCACATCGCGATGATGTCCGCCGTCCAGCCCTTCTTGTCCGGAGCGATCTCGAAGACCGTCAACCTGCCAGAATCGGCGACGGTTGAGGATATTGAAGAGGCGTATATCGAAAGCTGGAGGTTGGGTCTGAAGGCCGTTGCGATCTATCGCGATAACTGCAAGGTTGGTCAACCTCTCCAGACAATGCGTAAAGAAGAGAAACCCATCGTAACGGCTGAGGTTGACGAACTGCGGCGTGAACTGGCTGCGTTGGGGTCACAGTCCAAACGCGAGAGATTGCCACGACATCGACAGTCGAGGACGTACGCATTTCAGGTAGCCGATGCAGAGGGTTACGCTACGGTTGGTGAATATCCGGACGGACGACCTGGTGAGGTGTTTATCAAGGTCTCCAAACAGGGATCGACGCTTGCTGGCGTCATGGACGCGTTTTCGATTGCGGTGAGCTTGGGCCTCCAGCATGGGGTCCCTATGGAGACGTTTGTCCGCAAATACGTCAATATGCGATTCGAGCCGGCCGGTATCACTGATGATCAGGACATCCGTATCGCCTCGAGCCTTGTCGATTACATCTTCCGTCGCCTTGCTATCGACTATCTTGACACCGAGACTCGCGAAGACTTGGGGATCCATACGACTGGAGAGCGGGCACACAACTTGTTATTCCCCGCCGATGAGCAGGAGATAGCCTCAACAAGGGAGATCGACGAAAGCTATGAAGCCTCCGAGAAGCCGCTGCCTCCCCTTGACGATGCGGTGTCGTTCACGCAGTCGGATGCTCCCTACTGTTACTCATGCGGTAACGTGATGCAGCGTTCTGGTTCCTGTTTCGTCTGCTCAAGCTGTGGGACAACCTCGGGTTGTAGCTGA